A section of the Anabaena cylindrica PCC 7122 genome encodes:
- a CDS encoding glycerophosphodiester phosphodiesterase family protein: MIGFASLPADTFAEGPASGNGISGNDRTGPFPGQPIQGFSGVQFADDKSFYFLSDNGYGAKDNSADYLLRIHRVDPDFKGTENGNGTVNTLDFIQLSDPDNRIPFTIVNEGTSARLLTGADFDIESFVIDKDGSIWIGEEFGPYLLHFDATGKLLDAPISTPNTVTLNTLNGEAPIVIGHRGASGELPEHTLGSYKLAIERGADFIEPDLVSTKDGVLIARHEPMLDDTTNVAEVFGADRKSTKMLDGVEVTAYFASDFTLAEIKTLRARMPQSFRPQVFNDLYEIPTLAEIIELVKQVELDTGRKIGIYPETKHPTFHDDLGLSLEDPLLATLEAADFTDPSRIFIQSFEVANLKELNGKTDIPLVQLLDAYDVALDGSLIYESVNARPYDFTVNGDTRTYGDLQTSAGLAEIATYADGIGPWKRMIVSVKGVDANGDGAADDVNGDGAVNDADKTLTAPSSLVQDAHDAGLVVHPYTFRNEGRYLASDYNGDPAAEFKQFINLGVDGYFTDFPGTGDLVRDRITSPFVRSPQNPDVLAKTEFNTLDGNAPLVIGHRGASGSRPEHTLAAYKLAIADGADFIEPDLVATKDGILVARHENALAILNADGTINRTDTSTDIATRPEFADRKTTKVVDGRTITGWFTEDLTLAEIKTLKAIERLPDLRGTEYDNDNLEVPTLQEIIDLVKQVETETGRKIGIYPETKHPTYFATEGTLLDGTTKINTSLGQLLVDTLVANNFTDPKRVFIQSFEVGNLQELHDVLMPAKNIDIPLIQLYGGATQKPYDFVVSGDPRTYGALTTPAELAKIVEYASGIGPNKRLIIPANTVDNNGDGQPDDLNGDGTINEADRVLGTPTTLVQDAHEAGLLVHPYTFRNEELFLASDYNGDPKAEYEQFIELGIDGYFTDFPSTGDLVRDQLVGEVVVSNLNRSQGFEGMAISPDQKTLYPLLEGTVYGDPVGSLRIYKFDVASGQYQGLQGFYQLESPSHAIGDFTVINNNEYLIVERDNAQGNAAEFKKVYKVDLSKKDANGFVEKVEVVDLLNIQDPNDLNGDGQTTFDFPFVTIENVLVIDANTILVANDNNYPFSVGRGPDIDNNEIIILKLDQTLNLAAGVGQPAQDLVTGTSGADILIAGTDFEGISDIVFTGAGNDEVDVPFGGSRAGDNRVFTGSGTDTIYVADGDRSFGGSGNDEIDATEATDYRLSGGTGNDIFYLGADGRALGGDGNDIFYVQDGGGNLLSGGDGVDQFWILTGDLPSAANTVLDFEIGTDVLGIGGQGAGFDFSDLTLSGNNIAIGTTTVATLNGVNTSSLTAANFAFV, translated from the coding sequence TTGATAGGTTTTGCGTCTCTCCCTGCTGATACCTTTGCTGAAGGGCCAGCGTCAGGAAATGGTATTTCTGGAAATGATAGAACCGGCCCTTTTCCAGGACAACCAATACAAGGTTTCAGCGGTGTACAATTTGCGGACGATAAGAGTTTCTACTTCCTGTCAGATAATGGCTACGGTGCAAAAGATAATAGTGCAGATTATTTACTACGTATCCATCGAGTAGATCCTGATTTTAAGGGAACAGAAAATGGCAATGGCACTGTTAATACTTTAGATTTTATTCAACTTTCTGATCCTGATAACAGGATTCCTTTCACAATTGTCAATGAAGGAACTAGTGCCAGATTACTAACTGGTGCAGATTTTGATATTGAATCATTTGTAATTGATAAAGATGGTTCGATCTGGATTGGTGAAGAATTTGGGCCTTATCTGTTACATTTTGATGCCACTGGCAAATTGTTAGATGCACCTATTTCTACACCTAATACCGTTACATTAAATACCTTAAATGGGGAAGCACCAATTGTTATTGGACATCGGGGTGCAAGTGGTGAATTACCAGAACATACTCTGGGATCTTATAAGTTAGCAATTGAACGAGGTGCAGATTTCATTGAACCAGATTTAGTTTCTACTAAGGATGGTGTGCTAATTGCCCGTCACGAACCAATGCTGGATGATACTACCAATGTAGCAGAAGTTTTTGGTGCTGATCGCAAATCTACCAAAATGCTGGATGGTGTCGAAGTGACGGCATACTTTGCTTCTGATTTTACTTTGGCAGAAATCAAAACTCTGCGGGCAAGAATGCCCCAAAGTTTCCGTCCTCAAGTGTTTAATGATTTGTATGAGATTCCTACTTTGGCGGAAATCATCGAATTAGTTAAACAGGTAGAATTAGATACGGGTCGCAAAATTGGTATCTATCCAGAAACCAAACATCCAACTTTTCACGATGATTTAGGATTGTCTTTAGAAGATCCGCTGTTAGCAACTCTAGAAGCAGCAGATTTCACTGATCCTAGTCGGATATTTATCCAATCTTTTGAAGTTGCTAACCTCAAAGAACTAAATGGGAAGACTGATATTCCTCTGGTTCAGTTGTTGGATGCTTATGATGTGGCACTTGATGGTTCTCTAATTTATGAATCGGTCAATGCCAGACCATACGATTTTACAGTTAACGGTGACACACGCACCTATGGCGATCTACAAACATCAGCAGGTTTAGCAGAAATTGCTACCTATGCGGATGGTATTGGCCCCTGGAAACGGATGATTGTTTCTGTGAAAGGTGTGGATGCTAATGGTGATGGTGCTGCGGATGATGTGAATGGTGATGGTGCAGTTAACGATGCGGATAAAACTTTAACTGCTCCTAGTAGTTTAGTCCAAGATGCCCATGATGCGGGTTTGGTGGTACATCCTTACACCTTCCGCAACGAAGGACGTTATTTAGCCTCAGACTATAATGGCGATCCAGCGGCAGAGTTTAAACAGTTTATCAATTTGGGTGTTGATGGCTATTTTACCGATTTTCCCGGCACAGGTGACTTAGTACGCGATCGCATCACTAGTCCATTCGTTAGATCGCCCCAAAACCCCGACGTACTTGCCAAAACTGAGTTTAACACCTTAGATGGTAATGCACCTTTAGTTATTGGTCACAGAGGTGCAAGTGGTTCACGTCCTGAACATACCTTAGCAGCTTACAAATTAGCGATCGCAGATGGGGCTGATTTTATTGAACCTGATTTGGTAGCCACCAAAGACGGAATTTTAGTAGCACGTCACGAAAACGCCTTAGCAATTCTCAATGCTGATGGTACAATTAACCGCACGGATACCAGCACAGATATTGCTACCCGTCCAGAATTTGCAGATCGTAAAACCACTAAAGTTGTTGATGGTCGCACCATTACGGGTTGGTTTACCGAAGACCTGACCCTAGCAGAAATTAAAACCCTCAAAGCGATCGAAAGACTACCAGACCTGCGGGGAACAGAATATGACAATGACAACTTAGAAGTTCCCACTCTCCAAGAAATCATTGATTTAGTCAAACAGGTAGAAACAGAAACAGGTCGCAAAATTGGTATTTATCCAGAAACCAAACACCCCACTTACTTTGCAACTGAAGGTACACTCCTGGATGGAACTACCAAAATCAACACCAGTTTAGGACAGCTACTAGTTGACACCTTAGTTGCGAATAACTTCACAGATCCAAAACGGGTATTTATCCAATCCTTTGAAGTAGGCAATCTCCAAGAACTACATGATGTTCTCATGCCTGCTAAGAATATTGACATTCCACTAATTCAACTCTATGGGGGAGCCACACAAAAGCCCTATGATTTTGTAGTTAGTGGAGATCCTCGCACTTACGGCGCTCTAACCACACCAGCAGAACTAGCTAAAATTGTCGAGTATGCCTCTGGTATTGGCCCTAATAAACGTTTAATTATCCCCGCTAACACCGTAGATAACAATGGTGATGGTCAACCAGATGACCTCAATGGTGATGGCACAATTAACGAAGCTGATAGAGTTCTTGGTACTCCCACCACCTTAGTCCAAGATGCCCATGAAGCAGGTTTGCTTGTACATCCCTACACCTTCCGTAATGAAGAACTTTTTCTGGCATCAGACTACAATGGTGATCCGAAAGCTGAATATGAACAGTTTATCGAATTGGGAATTGATGGTTATTTTACCGACTTCCCCAGTACAGGCGATTTGGTACGCGACCAACTTGTAGGGGAAGTTGTTGTTTCTAATCTTAACCGTTCTCAAGGTTTTGAAGGTATGGCTATTAGTCCCGACCAAAAAACCTTATATCCTTTACTAGAAGGAACAGTTTACGGTGATCCTGTCGGTTCACTGCGAATCTATAAATTTGATGTCGCTTCTGGGCAATATCAAGGATTACAAGGCTTCTATCAGTTGGAAAGCCCCAGTCATGCTATTGGTGATTTCACAGTCATTAATAACAATGAGTACCTGATAGTTGAGAGAGATAATGCTCAAGGTAATGCGGCTGAATTCAAGAAAGTCTACAAAGTCGATTTGTCTAAAAAAGATGCCAACGGCTTTGTTGAAAAAGTCGAAGTAGTGGATCTGTTGAATATCCAAGACCCTAACGACCTTAATGGAGATGGCCAAACTACTTTTGACTTCCCATTTGTCACCATTGAAAATGTGTTAGTTATTGACGCAAATACCATTTTGGTTGCCAATGACAACAATTATCCTTTCTCTGTCGGTCGTGGTCCAGATATCGACAACAACGAAATCATCATCCTCAAATTAGATCAAACCCTCAACCTGGCTGCGGGTGTAGGTCAACCAGCACAAGATTTGGTTACAGGAACTTCCGGTGCAGATATATTGATAGCTGGAACTGACTTTGAAGGTATCAGTGATATTGTCTTCACCGGTGCTGGAAACGATGAAGTTGATGTTCCCTTTGGTGGTAGCCGCGCAGGTGATAACCGCGTCTTTACTGGCAGTGGTACTGATACCATTTATGTGGCTGATGGCGATCGCTCTTTTGGTGGTAGTGGCAATGATGAAATCGACGCTACAGAAGCCACCGACTACCGTCTTTCCGGTGGTACAGGTAATGATATCTTCTACTTAGGTGCAGATGGTCGCGCTTTAGGTGGTGACGGTAATGATATCTTCTATGTCCAAGATGGTGGTGGTAACTTGCTATCTGGTGGTGATGGTGTTGACCAATTCTGGATTTTGACCGGCGATTTACCCAGTGCTGCTAACACCGTCCTCGACTTTGAAATCGGCACTGATGTCTTAGGTATTGGTGGACAAGGTGCAGGTTTTGACTTTAGTGACCTAACTCTCAGTGGTAATAACATTGCGATCGGTACAACAACTGTTGCTACTTTGAATGGTGTTAATACCTCAAGTTTGACTGCTGCTAATTTCGCTTTTGTATAA